The Lichenihabitans psoromatis genome contains a region encoding:
- a CDS encoding ABC transporter permease codes for MGLDFPFLLDTMERLIAALPLTLALFALSITFGACLAVALTAMRVSRYKVLDRIARAYVFVFRGSPLLIQMFLVYYGIAQFPAVRHSIAWPLLRDPFSCAVISLALCTAAYATEIFRGGLLAVPPAQIEAARACGMSGFLLLRRVIAPIALRRALPAYSTEMILMVKSTSLASIITVTEVSGVAQRIIAQTYRTMEVFLCAALIYLLINFVLARLIAWLEHALSPDLRAPPVALIAAGAAAPIETTLLH; via the coding sequence ATGGGTCTCGATTTTCCCTTTCTGCTCGATACGATGGAACGGCTGATCGCGGCTTTGCCGCTGACGTTGGCGCTGTTTGCGCTGTCGATCACGTTCGGGGCCTGTCTGGCGGTCGCCCTGACGGCGATGCGGGTCAGTCGCTATAAAGTGCTCGACAGGATAGCCCGGGCCTATGTGTTCGTGTTTCGCGGCTCGCCGCTGCTGATCCAGATGTTCCTGGTCTATTACGGCATCGCGCAATTTCCCGCCGTTCGCCACAGCATCGCCTGGCCGCTGTTGCGCGACCCCTTTTCCTGTGCCGTGATTTCGTTGGCGCTCTGCACCGCCGCCTATGCGACCGAAATTTTTCGGGGTGGTTTGCTGGCGGTGCCGCCCGCGCAGATCGAGGCGGCGCGCGCCTGTGGCATGTCGGGATTCCTGCTGCTCCGCCGGGTCATCGCGCCCATCGCTCTGCGGCGCGCGCTGCCAGCCTATTCGACCGAGATGATCCTGATGGTGAAGTCGACGTCGCTCGCCAGCATCATCACGGTGACCGAGGTCAGCGGCGTGGCACAGCGGATCATCGCGCAGACCTACCGGACCATGGAAGTGTTCCTCTGCGCGGCGCTGATCTATCTGTTGATCAACTTCGTGCTGGCTCGCTTGATCGCCTGGCTCGAACATGCGCTCTCGCCCGACCTGAGGGCGCCCCCCGTCGCGCTGATCGCGGCCGGAGCCGCCGCACCGATCGAGACGACGCTGCTGCACTGA
- a CDS encoding HAL/PAL/TAL family ammonia-lyase — protein MVAAVADGAPLLGSGAATSRIDAARSLVDTIVVRSIRAYGVNTGVGALCDVIVDRDHQQSLSRNIVMSHAVGVGAPLGKAETRAIMAAAVNNWAHGYSGVRIDVVDTLLALLAADCIPLVPSRGSVGYISHMAHIGLVLIGEGFAICGAETLTGAMALSRAGRTPLVLDAKEGLSVVNGTPCATGLAALALARVERLLDWADASAALSFEALAGDPACFAEDSMALHASPGLRAVAARLRHVLAGSCAIAATGAGRTQEALSLRAVPQVHGAARDALVYVAGVVDRELASPTDNPLLLGPPDRPRAASTAHAVGAGVGLAMDLLGILTAEVAAMAERRIDRLVNPLVSGLPAFLAAAGGSRSGFMIAQYTAASLVAENRRLAAPASLDGGVTSALQEDHLAHATPASLKALQIIDNAASILAIEVLAAIQATDPVAARRSPVSAAIAARLRAVVPPYADDRPLGQDFGRAAAMMAGSAPF, from the coding sequence ATGGTGGCGGCCGTTGCCGACGGAGCCCCCCTGCTCGGCTCAGGCGCCGCGACCTCCCGCATCGACGCGGCGAGATCCCTGGTCGACACCATCGTGGTGCGCTCGATCCGGGCCTATGGCGTCAACACCGGCGTCGGCGCGCTCTGCGACGTCATCGTCGACCGCGATCATCAGCAATCGCTGTCGAGGAACATCGTCATGAGCCATGCGGTCGGGGTCGGCGCTCCACTCGGCAAAGCCGAAACTCGCGCCATCATGGCGGCAGCCGTCAATAATTGGGCGCATGGTTATTCCGGCGTGCGGATCGATGTCGTCGACACGCTTTTGGCGCTGCTGGCGGCGGATTGCATCCCGCTCGTGCCGTCACGCGGTTCCGTCGGCTACATCAGCCATATGGCGCATATCGGCCTCGTGCTGATCGGCGAGGGCTTTGCGATATGCGGTGCGGAAACGCTGACCGGTGCGATGGCTTTATCCAGGGCCGGGCGGACGCCGTTGGTCCTCGACGCGAAAGAAGGCCTGAGCGTCGTCAACGGAACGCCCTGCGCCACCGGCTTGGCGGCGCTGGCGCTGGCGCGAGTCGAACGGCTGCTCGATTGGGCTGACGCGAGCGCAGCTCTCTCGTTCGAAGCGCTCGCCGGCGACCCCGCCTGCTTCGCCGAAGACAGCATGGCGTTGCATGCCTCGCCAGGGTTGCGCGCCGTCGCGGCCCGCCTCCGGCATGTCCTCGCGGGCAGTTGCGCCATCGCGGCGACAGGGGCCGGTCGCACCCAGGAGGCGTTGAGCTTGCGCGCGGTGCCGCAGGTGCATGGGGCCGCCCGCGATGCGCTGGTTTATGTCGCCGGTGTGGTGGATCGCGAACTCGCCTCGCCGACCGACAACCCACTGCTGCTCGGCCCACCCGATCGGCCGCGTGCCGCCTCCACGGCCCATGCGGTCGGCGCCGGTGTCGGCCTCGCCATGGACCTCTTGGGGATTCTCACCGCTGAGGTCGCCGCCATGGCGGAGCGGCGCATCGATCGGCTCGTCAATCCGCTGGTGAGCGGCCTGCCGGCTTTTCTGGCCGCCGCGGGGGGCAGCCGCTCCGGCTTCATGATCGCTCAATATACGGCCGCCTCGCTCGTGGCCGAGAACCGGCGGCTCGCCGCACCCGCCAGCCTCGATGGCGGCGTCACATCGGCGCTGCAAGAGGATCATCTCGCCCACGCGACGCCGGCCAGCCTGAAGGCGCTCCAGATCATCGATAATGCCGCATCGATCCTGGCGATCGAAGTGCTGGCCGCCATCCAGGCGACCGATCCCGTCGCCGCGCGCCGCTCGCCCGTTTCGGCCGCAATAGCGGCCCGCCTCCGGGCCGTCGTTCCGCCTTATGCCGATGATCGTCCGCTCGGGCAGGATTTTGGGCGCGCTGCCGCGATGATGGCCGGCTCGGCGCCGTTCTGA
- a CDS encoding peptide ABC transporter permease: protein MPNSTQKFNEDPAEDAAVLLLRIGLAVLAMAVPISMVLSRRALFILVPIGAGLLLVAGLLLSDRSLLRRLRTTLLSTAGLSGLGLLAWSALSLVWSPVGIDAAERLAKIGGTLLLVIVTAAFLPERTRTSNLNLFPLGIVAAVAFTLATALGAPGAFSFQTDDSTLERAVVSLVVLVWPSLGALAIRDRWMAAGLIVVAVAVAAMAAWTSVALAALALGSLTFAIATIDPGRIGRLLGVIVAVLFLFAPAVPFGVGLLFKGLLALFGDRLPDLTTATETMRIWATIVVSEPVRLITGHGLDMATLAPLSGFLPPQTPKSLLFEIWYNFGVIGAVLAAVLSLSAFRIIGHLSPTVAPFVLAEFVAVLTIAFCGLDTTQLWWVTLLGVVALAFATVVRGQYRTSRPMARLEPSIAPLPRGQATL from the coding sequence ATGCCCAATTCGACGCAGAAATTTAACGAGGACCCGGCCGAAGACGCGGCGGTGCTGCTTCTCCGCATCGGACTAGCGGTTTTGGCGATGGCGGTGCCGATCAGCATGGTGCTGTCGCGCCGGGCGCTGTTCATCCTCGTGCCGATCGGGGCGGGACTCCTGCTTGTGGCCGGATTGCTGCTCTCCGATCGCTCGCTCCTGCGCCGCCTCCGCACCACGCTGCTCTCGACAGCCGGGCTCAGCGGCCTGGGGCTCCTCGCCTGGAGCGCGCTGTCGCTCGTCTGGAGCCCGGTCGGGATCGACGCGGCGGAGCGGCTGGCCAAGATCGGCGGGACGCTGCTGCTCGTGATTGTGACGGCCGCGTTCCTTCCCGAGCGGACCCGCACCTCTAACCTCAATCTTTTTCCGCTGGGCATCGTGGCCGCCGTCGCCTTCACGCTCGCGACCGCGCTCGGTGCGCCGGGCGCCTTCAGCTTTCAGACCGATGACTCGACCCTCGAACGTGCCGTTGTCAGCCTCGTGGTGCTGGTTTGGCCCTCGCTCGGGGCATTGGCGATTCGTGACCGCTGGATGGCCGCAGGCTTGATCGTCGTCGCGGTCGCGGTCGCGGCCATGGCGGCCTGGACCTCCGTCGCGCTCGCGGCCTTGGCGCTCGGGTCGCTGACTTTTGCGATCGCGACGATCGACCCCGGTCGCATCGGGCGCCTCCTCGGCGTCATCGTCGCAGTCTTGTTTCTGTTCGCGCCCGCGGTGCCGTTCGGCGTCGGCCTTCTATTCAAGGGGCTGCTCGCCCTGTTTGGTGATCGGCTCCCCGACCTCACGACCGCGACTGAAACCATGCGGATCTGGGCCACGATCGTCGTGAGCGAGCCTGTCCGGCTGATCACCGGTCACGGTCTCGATATGGCGACGCTGGCGCCGCTGAGCGGCTTTCTGCCACCGCAGACACCCAAGAGCCTCTTGTTCGAGATCTGGTATAATTTTGGCGTCATCGGCGCCGTCCTGGCGGCTGTGCTCTCACTCAGCGCGTTCCGGATCATCGGACATCTGTCGCCCACCGTCGCGCCTTTCGTGCTCGCCGAATTCGTCGCGGTGCTGACCATCGCGTTCTGCGGCCTCGACACCACGCAACTGTGGTGGGTCACACTGCTCGGCGTCGTGGCGCTCGCTTTCGCGACGGTCGTGCGCGGCCAGTATCGAACCAGCCGCCCGATGGCCCGGCTCGAGCCGTCCATCGCGCCGCTGCCGCGCGGACAAGCGACACTTTGA
- the arfB gene encoding alternative ribosome rescue aminoacyl-tRNA hydrolase ArfB, with amino-acid sequence MIPITPLISIDEDEIDESFVRASGAGGQNVNKTSSAVQLRFDARNSPNLPEFVRDRLPAIAGQRMTQDGVIVLFVQTHRSQALNRKEALDRLIDLIRDATIRKPIRRPTRPTLASKKRRLETKDRRSVVKTLRRNTTRDE; translated from the coding sequence ATGATCCCCATCACGCCGCTCATCTCGATCGATGAGGACGAGATCGACGAGAGCTTTGTCCGCGCTTCGGGCGCGGGCGGTCAGAACGTCAACAAGACCTCGTCGGCCGTGCAGCTGCGCTTCGACGCGCGCAACTCGCCCAATCTGCCCGAATTCGTGCGCGATCGCCTCCCCGCCATCGCGGGCCAGCGCATGACCCAGGACGGCGTGATCGTGCTGTTCGTCCAGACGCATCGCTCCCAAGCGCTCAACCGCAAGGAAGCGCTCGACCGCCTGATCGACTTGATCCGCGATGCCACGATCCGCAAACCGATCCGCCGGCCAACGCGCCCGACCTTGGCGTCGAAGAAACGTCGACTCGAAACGAAAGACCGTCGCTCGGTCGTGAAAACCTTGCGCCGCAACACGACACGTGACGAATGA
- a CDS encoding DMT family transporter, translated as MPTADRSALGIAAILASTMAFPLSDLAAQSLMTSLPPLEVAWLRYVVFLLATLPLLARGRRSVTAVRPGLQLLRGGMAALSTLAAILSFKYLAVPETTAIGFVAPVMVTALAMIFLGEKVGIRRWSAAIAALIGVLIIVQPGGSSFRLAALIPLAGAVASAVAVIGTRLNKQDTASTSILYSALIGTVMLSALVVFDWTTPDPAQIKVVIAVGLFGGLGSLMQVVAYRFAPASLLAPFTYMQLLWASGLSFLFLGTVPTVGMVVGSAIIAASAIYTAYRERVKGVVT; from the coding sequence GTGCCAACCGCGGACCGATCAGCCCTCGGCATCGCGGCCATTCTGGCGAGCACCATGGCGTTCCCCCTGTCCGACCTCGCGGCGCAATCGCTCATGACGTCGCTGCCACCGCTCGAGGTCGCGTGGCTCCGCTATGTCGTGTTTCTTCTTGCGACCCTGCCTCTGCTGGCTCGCGGTCGGCGGTCGGTCACGGCGGTGCGGCCCGGCCTGCAACTGTTGCGGGGCGGCATGGCTGCGCTATCGACCTTGGCCGCCATCCTGTCGTTCAAATATCTGGCCGTTCCCGAGACGACGGCGATCGGTTTCGTGGCGCCCGTCATGGTCACGGCCCTTGCGATGATCTTTTTGGGCGAAAAAGTCGGCATCAGACGCTGGAGCGCCGCCATCGCGGCGCTGATCGGCGTGCTCATCATCGTGCAGCCCGGTGGGAGTTCGTTTCGACTGGCCGCGCTGATCCCACTCGCGGGGGCGGTGGCGAGTGCCGTCGCGGTCATCGGCACACGCCTCAACAAGCAAGACACCGCGAGTACCTCGATCCTCTATTCGGCCTTGATCGGCACCGTGATGCTGTCGGCGCTCGTCGTCTTCGACTGGACGACGCCCGACCCGGCCCAAATCAAAGTCGTGATCGCTGTCGGCCTGTTCGGCGGCCTCGGCAGCCTGATGCAGGTCGTCGCCTATCGGTTCGCGCCCGCCTCGCTGCTCGCCCCGTTCACCTACATGCAATTGCTCTGGGCCAGTGGGCTGAGTTTCCTCTTTCTCGGCACGGTGCCGACCGTCGGTATGGTGGTTGGCAGCGCCATCATCGCCGCAAGCGCCATCTACACGGCTTACCGCGAGCGTGTGAAAGGCGTCGTCACCTGA
- a CDS encoding sulfotransferase domain-containing protein, with the protein MLNPVRRLLSMPNPRETVTRLIDRADRANAARAWREAEADYAAALAIDAAQPAIWVQYGHVLKEQGSLAQAEDAYRSALAQEAGAAETHHHLGHLLLARHRVEDAVAAFRQACLLDPDAAQSRAMLDHLGGTVAQERCCETPLRDIDDLPPLQGRDPEVAVPVETSTDRFRLAVVPRLRRLPGPRAPAAVAFIHLQKTGGTTLYDMLQHAFPPHRVCPVHDDFLNLHTADEMAEFDYFSGHFDVASLRLIPKRPLQVISVFRNPTDRLISVYRSHRSHEVTSKAGVNPFVRLANALSAEEFFEHPAVRSAPEIFNHYLAAFGLGFRQMKQAHRVTRDDVPAVAVESAVARIRGLDAIGITEKFEATVALIYESLNLQPPKVVRPRNVTDALATKMKGAPTPRVDKTPRLLAAMADLTCFDETLYAAACEEADRRLKARRA; encoded by the coding sequence GTGCTCAATCCGGTTCGCCGTTTGCTCTCGATGCCCAATCCGCGTGAGACCGTCACGCGGTTGATCGATCGAGCCGATCGGGCCAATGCGGCGCGCGCTTGGAGAGAGGCCGAGGCCGATTACGCGGCTGCGCTCGCGATCGATGCCGCGCAACCCGCGATCTGGGTGCAATATGGTCATGTGTTGAAGGAGCAGGGCTCCTTGGCTCAGGCCGAGGATGCTTACCGCTCCGCGCTCGCGCAGGAGGCGGGCGCAGCCGAGACGCATCATCACCTCGGCCATCTGTTGCTCGCGCGACATCGGGTGGAGGACGCCGTTGCGGCGTTTCGTCAAGCCTGCCTGCTCGATCCCGATGCCGCACAGAGCCGGGCGATGCTGGATCATCTCGGGGGGACGGTGGCGCAGGAACGTTGCTGCGAGACGCCGCTGCGGGATATCGACGACTTGCCGCCGCTTCAAGGGCGCGATCCGGAGGTTGCAGTGCCGGTTGAAACCTCGACGGATCGATTTCGCCTCGCCGTGGTGCCGCGACTACGCCGGCTTCCGGGCCCGCGCGCGCCCGCCGCCGTGGCCTTCATCCACTTGCAAAAGACCGGCGGTACGACGCTCTATGACATGCTGCAGCATGCTTTTCCGCCCCATCGGGTCTGCCCGGTCCACGACGATTTTCTGAACCTACACACGGCGGACGAAATGGCGGAATTCGATTATTTTTCCGGTCATTTCGACGTCGCGTCGCTTCGCCTCATTCCGAAGCGGCCGCTGCAGGTTATCAGCGTTTTTCGCAATCCGACCGATCGTCTGATTTCGGTGTACCGATCCCACCGCTCGCACGAGGTCACGTCCAAGGCCGGGGTGAACCCATTCGTTCGTCTCGCTAACGCGCTCTCTGCCGAGGAATTCTTCGAGCACCCCGCCGTTCGGAGCGCGCCCGAGATTTTCAACCATTATCTCGCGGCGTTCGGGCTTGGCTTTCGTCAGATGAAACAAGCCCATCGCGTTACCCGCGACGATGTCCCGGCGGTCGCCGTCGAGAGCGCGGTCGCGCGCATACGCGGCCTGGATGCGATCGGCATTACGGAGAAGTTCGAGGCAACGGTCGCGTTGATCTATGAGAGCCTGAACCTGCAGCCGCCGAAGGTGGTCCGTCCCCGCAATGTCACCGACGCGCTCGCTACGAAGATGAAGGGCGCTCCGACGCCGCGCGTCGACAAGACCCCGCGATTGCTCGCCGCCATGGCGGACCTGACCTGCTTCGACGAGACCCTCTACGCGGCCGCCTGCGAGGAAGCCGACCGACGCTTGAAAGCGCGCCGTGCGTGA
- the metH gene encoding methionine synthase — MTTTAQALRDAAAERILVLDGAMGTMIQERRFDEAAFRAERFKHWPSDLRGNNDLLTLTQPDAIRDIHLQYFLAGADIVETNTFSSTTIAQADYGMEAIAVELNREGARLAREAADLAEAKDGRKRFVAGAIGPTNRTASISPDVNNPGYRAVTFDELRIAYGDAARGLIEGGADIIIVETIFDTLNAKAALAGIDEIFEEIERTLPVMISGTITDLSGRTLSGQTPTAFWNAVRHASPFTVGLNCALGAREMRAHLSEISRAADTLVCAYPNAGLPNEFGMYDESPDYMAELVGEFAESGLVNVIGGCCGTTPAHIRAIAARVKGLAPRVVPTIEPMLRLSGLEPFTLTSDIKFVNVGERTNVTGSARFRKLIREGDLAAALDVARDQVANGAQIIDINMDEGLLDSEKAMVDFLNLMAAEPDIARVPVMVDSSKFGIIVAGLKCVQGKPIVNSISLKEGEAKFIADARIVRRYGAAVVVMAFDEEGQADTQKRKIEICSRAYKILTETVGFPPEDIIFDPNVFAVATGIEEHNNYGVDFIEATRAIRANLPYAHISGGVSNLSFSFRGNEKVREAMHAVFLYHAITAGMNMGIVNAGQLAVYGEIDPDLREACEDVVLNRRADSTERLLALAELYKGQDGQVAKAKDLTWREAPVAKRLEHALVNGITEFVDADTEEARVAAKRPLDVIEGPLMSGMNVVGDLFGTGKMFLPQVVKSARVMKQAVAVLLPYMEAEKLASGGGSGRSSAGKILMATVKGDVHDIGKNIVGVVLACNNYEIIDLGVMVPAQKIIDVAIAEKVDAIGLSGLITPSLDEMCFVAAEMERQGLDLPLLIGGATTSRVHTAVKIHPHYERGQAVYVTDASRAVGVVSALLSPDTRVSYVETVRGEYRRVADAHAKNERDKQRLPLAKARANALKIDWSGYEPPRPSFLGTQTFRTFDLATLAGFIDWTPFFQTWELKGRYPAILDDPKQGEAARNLFADAQAMLARIIEEKWFTPRAVIGFWPAQSVGDDIHLFDDETGARSETFFTLRQQLSKRDGRPNTALSDFVAPGTAGKRDYIGGFVVTAGSEEIAISTRFAQANDDYSSILVKALSDRFAEAAAEFMHERVRREFWGYAADEVLTDQQRLDETYRGIRPAPGYPSQPDHTEKLTLFRLLDAEHAVGVRLTESVAMWPGSSVSGLYLAHPEAHYFGVAKVERDQAEDYAVRKGMPLREVERWLSPILNYDPLALAQEAAE, encoded by the coding sequence GTGACCACCACAGCCCAAGCCCTTCGTGACGCAGCCGCCGAGCGCATTCTGGTGCTCGATGGTGCCATGGGGACGATGATCCAAGAGCGCCGTTTTGACGAAGCGGCCTTTCGAGCGGAGCGGTTCAAGCACTGGCCGAGCGACCTGCGCGGCAACAACGACTTGCTGACGCTGACCCAACCGGATGCGATCCGCGACATTCACCTGCAATATTTTCTGGCCGGCGCCGATATCGTCGAGACCAACACGTTTTCGTCCACCACCATCGCCCAGGCCGATTACGGCATGGAGGCGATCGCGGTCGAACTGAACCGCGAAGGCGCGAGGCTGGCCCGCGAAGCGGCCGATCTCGCCGAAGCGAAGGACGGCCGCAAACGGTTCGTCGCAGGCGCGATCGGGCCGACCAACCGCACGGCGTCGATCTCGCCCGATGTCAACAACCCCGGCTACCGCGCCGTCACGTTCGATGAGCTGCGGATCGCCTATGGGGACGCGGCGCGCGGCCTCATCGAAGGGGGAGCCGACATCATCATCGTCGAAACCATCTTCGACACGCTGAACGCTAAGGCGGCTCTGGCCGGGATCGACGAAATCTTCGAGGAGATCGAGCGCACTCTGCCGGTGATGATCTCCGGCACCATCACGGATCTCTCCGGCCGCACCCTGTCGGGCCAGACCCCGACGGCGTTCTGGAACGCGGTGCGGCACGCCTCGCCCTTCACCGTGGGGCTGAATTGCGCGCTCGGCGCTCGGGAAATGCGCGCGCATCTCAGCGAAATCAGCCGGGCCGCCGATACGCTGGTCTGCGCCTATCCCAATGCCGGGCTGCCGAACGAATTTGGCATGTATGACGAGAGCCCTGACTATATGGCCGAGCTGGTCGGCGAATTCGCCGAATCCGGCCTCGTCAACGTCATCGGCGGCTGCTGCGGCACCACGCCGGCCCATATCCGCGCCATCGCGGCACGCGTTAAGGGCCTCGCGCCCCGCGTCGTGCCGACCATCGAGCCGATGCTGCGCCTGTCCGGCCTCGAGCCTTTCACGCTGACGAGCGACATCAAGTTCGTGAACGTCGGCGAGCGCACCAACGTCACGGGATCGGCCCGCTTCCGCAAGCTGATCCGCGAGGGCGATCTCGCGGCGGCGCTCGACGTCGCACGCGATCAGGTCGCCAATGGCGCGCAGATCATCGACATCAATATGGACGAAGGCCTGCTCGATTCCGAAAAGGCGATGGTCGACTTCCTCAACCTCATGGCGGCCGAGCCGGATATCGCCCGCGTCCCCGTGATGGTCGATAGTTCCAAGTTCGGCATCATCGTGGCCGGCCTGAAATGCGTGCAGGGCAAGCCGATCGTCAACTCGATCTCGCTGAAGGAAGGCGAGGCGAAATTCATCGCCGACGCGCGGATCGTGCGCCGCTACGGTGCGGCCGTGGTCGTGATGGCCTTCGATGAGGAAGGCCAGGCCGACACGCAGAAGCGCAAGATCGAGATCTGCTCCCGCGCCTATAAAATACTGACCGAGACAGTCGGCTTCCCGCCCGAGGATATCATCTTCGATCCGAACGTCTTCGCGGTCGCGACCGGCATCGAGGAACACAACAATTACGGCGTCGACTTCATCGAAGCGACACGTGCGATCCGGGCCAACCTGCCCTACGCGCATATCTCCGGCGGTGTCTCGAACCTATCCTTCTCGTTCCGCGGCAACGAGAAGGTGCGCGAGGCGATGCACGCCGTGTTCCTCTACCATGCGATCACGGCCGGCATGAACATGGGCATCGTCAACGCGGGGCAACTCGCGGTCTATGGCGAGATCGACCCCGACTTGCGTGAGGCCTGCGAGGACGTGGTGCTGAACCGGCGCGCCGACTCGACCGAGCGGCTGCTCGCCCTGGCCGAACTCTATAAGGGCCAGGATGGCCAGGTCGCCAAAGCTAAGGACCTGACATGGCGCGAGGCGCCGGTCGCCAAGCGGCTGGAACACGCGCTCGTCAACGGCATCACCGAATTCGTCGACGCCGATACGGAGGAGGCGCGCGTCGCGGCCAAACGCCCGCTTGACGTCATCGAGGGGCCGCTGATGTCCGGCATGAACGTGGTCGGCGACCTGTTCGGAACCGGCAAGATGTTCCTGCCGCAGGTGGTTAAATCCGCCCGCGTCATGAAGCAGGCGGTGGCGGTGCTGCTGCCCTATATGGAAGCCGAGAAGCTTGCGAGCGGTGGCGGATCGGGCCGAAGTTCGGCCGGCAAGATCCTGATGGCGACCGTCAAAGGCGACGTGCATGACATCGGCAAGAATATCGTCGGGGTGGTCCTGGCCTGCAATAATTACGAGATCATCGACCTCGGCGTGATGGTTCCGGCGCAGAAGATCATCGACGTCGCGATCGCTGAGAAAGTGGATGCGATCGGCTTGTCGGGCCTCATCACGCCGTCGCTCGACGAGATGTGCTTCGTGGCCGCCGAAATGGAGCGCCAAGGGCTCGACCTGCCGCTGCTGATCGGCGGCGCCACGACGAGCCGCGTCCATACGGCCGTCAAGATCCATCCGCATTACGAGCGCGGTCAGGCCGTCTATGTCACGGATGCGAGCCGTGCCGTGGGTGTCGTTTCGGCGCTGCTGTCGCCCGACACCAGGGTGAGCTACGTCGAGACCGTTCGGGGCGAATATCGACGCGTCGCCGACGCTCATGCCAAGAACGAGCGCGACAAGCAGCGGCTCCCGCTTGCCAAGGCGCGCGCCAACGCGCTCAAGATCGACTGGTCGGGATACGAGCCCCCACGACCATCGTTCCTCGGCACGCAGACGTTTAGGACTTTCGATCTTGCGACCCTGGCGGGCTTCATCGACTGGACTCCCTTCTTCCAAACCTGGGAGCTGAAAGGCCGCTACCCGGCCATTCTCGACGATCCAAAGCAGGGCGAAGCCGCTCGCAATCTCTTCGCGGACGCGCAAGCCATGCTGGCACGCATCATCGAGGAGAAGTGGTTCACGCCGCGCGCCGTGATCGGTTTTTGGCCCGCGCAGTCGGTCGGCGACGATATCCACCTGTTTGACGATGAAACCGGCGCGCGCAGCGAGACCTTCTTCACGCTGCGGCAGCAATTGAGCAAGCGCGACGGACGCCCCAATACAGCGCTCAGCGATTTCGTGGCACCCGGGACGGCGGGCAAGCGGGATTACATCGGTGGTTTCGTGGTAACGGCCGGCTCTGAGGAGATCGCGATCTCGACCCGTTTTGCCCAGGCCAATGACGATTATTCCTCGATCCTGGTCAAAGCCTTATCGGACCGCTTTGCCGAAGCGGCGGCCGAGTTTATGCACGAACGGGTGCGCCGCGAATTCTGGGGCTATGCGGCCGACGAGGTTCTGACCGACCAGCAGCGGCTCGACGAGACCTATCGCGGCATCCGCCCCGCGCCGGGCTACCCCTCGCAGCCCGACCATACTGAGAAGCTCACCTTGTTCCGCTTGCTCGACGCCGAACATGCCGTTGGGGTGCGGCTGACCGAAAGCGTGGCCATGTGGCCTGGATCGTCCGTTTCTGGCCTTTATCTCGCACACCCAGAGGCGCATTATTTCGGCGTCGCCAAGGTCGAGCGAGATCAGGCGGAGGATTATGCGGTCCGCAAGGGAATGCCGCTCCGCGAGGTCGAGCGCTGGCTGTCGCCGATCCTCAACTACGATCCTCTAGCGCTCGCTCAGGAAGCGGCCGAATAG
- the metF gene encoding methylenetetrahydrofolate reductase [NAD(P)H], with translation MLPDHRPSRSHSLVKATPIKVSFEFFPPKTAEMEVGLWDAVTRLEPLEPDFVSVTYGAGGSTRERTHATVARIVSDTTMKPAAHLTCVGATKAEIDEVVAGYWSAGVRHIVALRGDPQGGVGTAYTPHPGGYATSADLVAGIRRAGDFEVSVSAYPEAHPESPNIDVDLDVLAAKVDAGATRAITQFFFDNALYLRYIERVRARGITIPIIPGIVPVQNFKQTANFAARTGASVPQWLADRFEGLDDDPATRRLIAAAVAAEQVLDLVDYGVRDFHFYTMNKADLVYAICHLLGLRPRLDQAAA, from the coding sequence ATGCTGCCCGATCATCGCCCGAGCCGCTCGCATAGCCTCGTGAAGGCGACGCCCATCAAAGTGTCGTTCGAGTTCTTCCCGCCCAAAACCGCCGAGATGGAGGTGGGCTTATGGGATGCGGTGACGCGGCTCGAGCCGCTCGAGCCAGATTTCGTGTCCGTCACCTATGGGGCCGGCGGCTCAACGCGCGAGCGGACCCACGCCACTGTCGCGCGCATCGTCAGCGACACCACGATGAAGCCGGCCGCACATCTCACCTGCGTCGGCGCCACCAAGGCCGAGATCGACGAGGTGGTGGCCGGCTATTGGTCCGCTGGCGTGCGCCATATCGTGGCGCTGCGCGGTGATCCGCAGGGCGGCGTCGGCACGGCCTACACGCCCCATCCGGGTGGCTACGCGACCTCGGCGGATCTCGTTGCCGGGATCCGCCGCGCCGGCGACTTCGAGGTTTCCGTGTCGGCTTATCCTGAGGCCCATCCCGAAAGCCCGAACATCGATGTGGATCTCGACGTCTTGGCCGCGAAGGTCGATGCGGGTGCGACGCGCGCCATAACGCAATTCTTTTTCGATAACGCGTTATATCTTCGATACATCGAGCGGGTCCGGGCGCGGGGCATCACAATCCCGATCATTCCCGGCATCGTCCCGGTTCAGAATTTCAAGCAAACCGCGAATTTCGCGGCCCGAACCGGCGCCTCGGTGCCGCAATGGCTGGCCGATCGGTTCGAGGGGCTCGACGATGATCCGGCGACGCGGCGGCTCATCGCAGCCGCCGTGGCGGCCGAACAAGTCCTCGATCTCGTCGATTACGGGGTCCGCGATTTCCATTTTTACACGATGAACAAGGCCGATCTCGTCTACGCGATCTGTCATCTTCTGGGACTGCGACCGAGGCTCGATCAAGCCGCCGCCTGA